One stretch of Corynebacterium imitans DNA includes these proteins:
- the rplX gene encoding 50S ribosomal protein L24, protein MKIKKGDMVQVIAGKDKGAQGKVIEAYPKRDKVLVEGVNRVKKHVANSYNERGAESGGIVTQEAAIHVSNVMLLDSDGNPTRVGYRFDEDGKKVRVAKSNGKDI, encoded by the coding sequence ATGAAGATCAAGAAGGGCGACATGGTCCAGGTCATCGCCGGTAAGGACAAGGGCGCACAGGGCAAGGTCATCGAGGCCTACCCGAAGCGTGACAAGGTCCTCGTCGAGGGCGTCAACCGTGTGAAGAAGCACGTCGCAAACTCCTACAACGAGCGCGGCGCAGAGTCCGGCGGCATCGTCACCCAGGAAGCAGCAATCCACGTGTCCAACGTGATGCTCCTGGACTCCGACGGCAACCCGACTCGCGTCGGCTACCGCTTTGACGAGGACGGCAAGAAGGTCCGCGTTGCCAAGTCGAACGGGAAGGACATCTAG
- a CDS encoding DUF6457 domain-containing protein: MAREESLQSTHAWLAALAEEFGISPALVRELVGDILKLTADVAHNGPSRPAAPTTAFLVGLAAGQADLPQDETAQAEKVRALIARTGELLKRYDTGGADEQD, encoded by the coding sequence ATGGCACGAGAGGAAAGCCTCCAATCCACCCACGCCTGGCTCGCGGCGCTGGCAGAGGAATTCGGCATCTCGCCGGCGCTGGTGCGCGAGCTCGTCGGCGACATTCTCAAGCTGACTGCCGACGTCGCCCACAACGGCCCGTCGCGCCCGGCCGCACCCACCACCGCCTTCCTCGTCGGCCTCGCCGCTGGCCAGGCCGACCTACCCCAGGACGAGACCGCGCAGGCAGAGAAGGTCCGCGCGCTGATCGCGCGCACCGGCGAGCTGCTCAAGCGCTACGACACAGGGGGCGCGGATGAGCAGGATTAA
- a CDS encoding GTPase domain-containing protein — protein sequence MSTPQSPAELIAAVRELREALAGTALPSDPAAAADARAVVNQLDDYILPRLSNLDAPLLAVIGGSTGSGKSTLVNAVLRERVSNPGVIRPTTRQPVLVANPANADWFNSPEVLPGLARSHGAGDEQSTTLRVVETSTIPEGLALVDAPDFDSIDDHNRALASQLLAAADLWIFVTTPARYADQLVWNFLHDAAGRGIEVVVVLNRLDEASAKTVPTDLRRMMDEAGLSGATVFEVPFVTDLGGQASGEFLPDELVAELREYLNRLAGDTAARREVAGKTVAGALGGVLGRVEKLGARREQQEAFAAQIDTAIDEHYRSACDHIIDATSDGKLLRTEVLDRWQDVVGTSDAFRGIERWFSQAVDKVGSFFTGQPAPLREVETEIESGLHAVIVDAAETAAAKSWSHVGAVAPELRAQADPHLTRASESISEDAAALVRQWQQALLTRIQDTAGQKRQRARVMSFGLNVLTVALMLVVFASTAGLTGGEIAIAGGSAVVGQKLLETIFGEDTVRRMAADARADLNERLEALLGSERERYREITAPLHAGTDAAELHALSTEARTQASARFPETMPAAAAVPAVTEAPTPETDAETDSKLRGLLDQLRGTFTRPAPEGDANGTAER from the coding sequence GTGAGCACTCCCCAATCCCCTGCCGAGCTGATCGCCGCGGTGCGCGAGCTGCGCGAGGCACTCGCCGGCACCGCGCTGCCGAGCGATCCGGCCGCGGCTGCCGACGCCCGCGCCGTGGTCAACCAACTCGATGATTACATCCTGCCGCGTCTAAGCAACCTCGACGCCCCGCTGCTCGCCGTCATCGGCGGCTCCACCGGCTCCGGCAAGTCCACGCTGGTCAACGCGGTGTTGCGCGAGCGCGTCTCCAACCCAGGCGTGATCCGCCCCACCACTCGCCAGCCGGTGCTGGTGGCCAACCCCGCCAACGCGGACTGGTTCAACTCGCCCGAGGTCCTGCCAGGTCTTGCCCGCTCCCACGGCGCGGGCGACGAGCAGTCCACCACGCTGCGGGTGGTCGAGACTTCCACTATCCCCGAGGGGCTCGCGCTTGTCGACGCCCCCGATTTCGACTCCATCGACGACCACAACAGGGCCCTGGCCTCCCAGCTGCTCGCCGCTGCCGACCTGTGGATCTTCGTCACTACGCCTGCACGCTACGCGGATCAGCTGGTGTGGAATTTCCTCCACGACGCTGCCGGGCGCGGCATCGAGGTCGTCGTCGTGCTCAACCGCCTCGACGAGGCTTCCGCCAAGACCGTGCCGACTGACCTGCGCCGCATGATGGACGAGGCGGGGCTGAGCGGCGCAACCGTCTTCGAGGTCCCCTTCGTCACCGACCTCGGCGGGCAAGCCAGCGGAGAGTTCCTGCCGGACGAGCTGGTTGCCGAGCTGCGCGAGTACCTCAACCGGCTGGCCGGCGATACCGCCGCGCGCCGCGAGGTAGCGGGCAAGACGGTGGCCGGTGCGCTGGGCGGGGTGCTGGGGCGCGTCGAGAAGCTTGGTGCACGCCGCGAGCAGCAGGAGGCCTTTGCCGCACAGATCGACACCGCGATCGACGAGCACTACCGCAGCGCCTGCGACCACATCATCGACGCCACCAGCGACGGCAAGCTTCTGCGCACCGAAGTCCTCGACCGCTGGCAGGACGTGGTGGGCACCTCAGATGCCTTCCGCGGAATCGAGCGCTGGTTTAGCCAGGCAGTGGACAAGGTAGGCAGCTTCTTCACCGGCCAGCCCGCGCCGCTGCGCGAGGTAGAAACCGAGATCGAGTCGGGCCTGCACGCCGTGATCGTCGACGCGGCCGAAACCGCCGCCGCGAAATCCTGGTCGCACGTGGGTGCCGTCGCCCCTGAGCTGCGCGCCCAGGCGGATCCGCACCTGACCCGGGCGAGCGAGTCGATCTCCGAGGACGCCGCAGCGCTTGTGCGCCAGTGGCAACAGGCACTGCTGACTCGCATCCAGGACACTGCCGGCCAGAAGCGCCAGCGCGCCCGCGTGATGTCCTTCGGCCTCAACGTGCTGACCGTCGCGTTGATGCTCGTGGTCTTTGCCTCCACCGCCGGGCTGACCGGCGGCGAGATCGCCATCGCGGGCGGCTCCGCGGTAGTCGGCCAGAAACTGCTGGAGACCATCTTCGGCGAGGACACCGTCCGCCGCATGGCCGCGGATGCGCGCGCCGACCTCAACGAGCGCCTCGAGGCGCTGCTTGGTAGCGAGCGCGAGCGCTACCGCGAGATCACCGCGCCACTGCACGCTGGCACCGACGCTGCCGAGCTGCACGCGCTTTCCACCGAGGCTCGCACCCAAGCCAGCGCGCGCTTCCCCGAGACGATGCCGGCAGCAGCAGCCGTACCCGCAGTTACTGAGGCGCCCACGCCTGAGACTGACGCCGAGACCGACTCCAAGCTGCGCGGCCTACTCGACCAGCTACGCGGCACGTTTACCCGCCCGGCCCCGGAGGGAGACGCCAATGGCACTGCTGAGCGCTAA
- the rplN gene encoding 50S ribosomal protein L14: MIQKESRLKVADNTGAREILCIRVLGGSVRRFAGIGDTIVATVKEAAPGGNVKEGEVVKAVIVRATKETRRPDGSYISFGENAAVLIKNDTEPRGTRIFGPVARELRDKKFMKIVSLAPEVI, encoded by the coding sequence GTGATTCAGAAGGAATCGCGTCTGAAGGTCGCCGACAACACGGGCGCACGCGAAATTCTGTGCATCCGCGTCCTCGGCGGCTCTGTTCGACGCTTCGCCGGCATCGGCGACACGATCGTCGCCACCGTGAAGGAAGCTGCCCCGGGCGGCAACGTCAAGGAGGGCGAGGTTGTCAAGGCGGTTATCGTCCGCGCAACCAAGGAAACCCGTCGTCCGGACGGCTCCTACATCTCCTTCGGCGAGAACGCTGCCGTTCTGATCAAGAACGACACCGAGCCCCGCGGCACCCGCATCTTCGGCCCCGTTGCCCGCGAGCTGCGCGACAAGAAGTTCATGAAGATTGTTTCTCTCGCACCGGAGGTGATCTAA
- a CDS encoding GTPase: MALLSAKPTLGERLTALEEAAEIGRGYLSPAQRERLEKVARAGAERRALSAEHTVVGFFGATGSGKTSLFNAIVGEDLGKAAARRPTTSSPLAAIWEPAGSEELLDWLGVEDRRARPGEFAPDAGPLILLDLPDFDSVEAANRAIAERLAGQVDVLVWVSDPEKYADSVIHEQFIRPHAGHAAVTLAVLNKSDLLAPGDVDTVSASFKGLLLDDGLSNAHVVPTSTRTGAGVDDLRAAITRVARARTAQSARIEADIQSATADLLPPATGKQLAKQEKKTRPDKQAKRDMDATLAEAAGADRLANNAAAAYRKRLRERTGWLLTSWITRFRPDPLKRMGVREQSDEVGVHRSSMPELDAASKAVANRGVRDYAEAISAGLPEQWAAAVTDRAGQASEQVPEALDRAVARTRVPAQPSKAWSLLTIVQWLALVAALIGVLWYLLVAFVPGMLTPLLGTDLVPDVEGWPIPTLLIMAGLLTGLIIGLISAVFGGMLGSGVRRRTKAALRREIAIASEETVVAPLSEVREDYARFAQRLAFARG; the protein is encoded by the coding sequence ATGGCACTGCTGAGCGCTAAGCCCACCCTCGGCGAGCGCCTCACCGCGCTCGAGGAGGCCGCAGAGATCGGCCGCGGCTACCTCTCCCCCGCCCAGCGCGAGCGGTTGGAGAAGGTCGCCCGCGCCGGTGCCGAGCGCCGCGCGCTGTCCGCCGAGCACACCGTCGTCGGTTTCTTCGGCGCGACCGGTTCCGGCAAGACCTCATTGTTTAACGCCATCGTCGGCGAGGATCTGGGCAAGGCCGCCGCCCGCCGCCCGACTACGTCCTCCCCGCTCGCGGCTATTTGGGAACCCGCTGGCTCCGAGGAGCTGCTCGACTGGCTCGGCGTGGAGGACCGCCGCGCCCGCCCCGGCGAGTTCGCTCCCGACGCGGGCCCGCTCATCCTGCTCGACCTGCCCGACTTCGACTCGGTCGAGGCCGCCAACCGCGCGATCGCCGAACGCCTCGCCGGCCAGGTCGACGTGCTCGTCTGGGTCTCGGACCCCGAAAAGTACGCCGACAGCGTGATCCACGAGCAGTTCATCCGCCCGCACGCAGGCCACGCCGCGGTCACGCTCGCCGTGCTGAACAAATCCGACCTGCTGGCCCCCGGCGACGTCGACACCGTCAGCGCGTCCTTCAAAGGGCTTTTGCTTGACGACGGTCTGTCCAACGCCCACGTCGTCCCCACCTCCACCCGCACCGGCGCCGGGGTCGATGACTTACGCGCCGCCATCACGCGCGTCGCGCGCGCCCGCACCGCCCAGTCCGCCCGCATCGAAGCAGACATCCAGTCCGCGACCGCGGACTTACTCCCTCCCGCCACCGGCAAGCAGCTTGCCAAGCAGGAGAAGAAGACTCGCCCGGACAAGCAGGCGAAACGCGATATGGACGCGACCCTCGCCGAGGCAGCGGGTGCCGACCGCCTGGCCAACAACGCCGCCGCCGCGTACCGCAAGCGCCTGCGCGAGCGCACCGGCTGGCTGCTGACCTCCTGGATCACCCGTTTCCGGCCGGACCCGCTCAAGCGCATGGGCGTGCGCGAGCAGTCCGACGAGGTGGGTGTACACCGTTCTTCCATGCCTGAACTCGACGCCGCCTCCAAGGCCGTAGCCAACCGGGGCGTGCGCGACTACGCCGAGGCGATTTCGGCCGGGCTGCCCGAGCAGTGGGCCGCAGCGGTGACCGACCGCGCGGGCCAGGCTTCCGAGCAGGTGCCCGAGGCGCTTGACCGAGCGGTTGCGCGCACTCGCGTCCCGGCCCAGCCGTCGAAGGCCTGGTCGCTGCTGACCATCGTGCAGTGGCTCGCCCTGGTCGCCGCGCTGATCGGCGTGCTGTGGTACCTGCTTGTGGCGTTTGTCCCCGGGATGCTTACTCCCCTGCTCGGCACTGACCTGGTCCCGGATGTCGAGGGGTGGCCGATCCCCACCCTGCTCATCATGGCGGGCCTGCTCACCGGGCTGATTATCGGCCTGATCAGCGCCGTCTTCGGCGGGATGCTTGGCTCCGGCGTGCGCAGGCGCACGAAGGCGGCGCTACGGAGGGAGATTGCCATCGCTTCCGAGGAGACCGTGGTGGCCCCGCTCAGCGAAGTCCGCGAGGACTACGCGCGCTTTGCGCAGCGGCTCGCTTTCGCGCGGGGGTAG
- the rpsH gene encoding 30S ribosomal protein S8 codes for MTMTDPIADMLSRVRNANNARHETVSMPSSKIKVNIAEILKQEGYIADYKVEDAKVGKALTLDLKYGPTREASIAGLRRVSKPGLRVYAKSTDLPQVLGGLGVAIISTSHGLLTDRQAQEKGVGGEVLAYVW; via the coding sequence ATGACCATGACTGATCCGATTGCGGACATGCTCTCCCGCGTGCGCAACGCAAATAACGCGCGCCACGAGACCGTGTCCATGCCGTCCTCCAAGATCAAGGTGAACATCGCCGAGATCCTGAAGCAGGAAGGCTACATCGCTGACTACAAGGTTGAGGACGCCAAGGTGGGCAAAGCCCTGACCCTGGACCTCAAGTACGGCCCGACTCGCGAGGCTTCCATCGCTGGTCTGCGCCGCGTTTCCAAGCCGGGTCTGCGCGTGTACGCAAAGTCCACCGACCTGCCGCAGGTCCTTGGCGGCCTGGGCGTGGCCATCATCTCCACGTCGCACGGTCTGCTGACCGACCGACAGGCCCAAGAGAAGGGTGTAGGCGGGGAAGTCCTCGCTTACGTCTGGTAA
- a CDS encoding formate/nitrite transporter family protein produces MNFDSTLAESIGFKAYLFNNELPKFAVRSMLAGLFLTIITAFAAVAATAVEAEAPGFGKFVFAAIFATALYVMVVLGAELATGNMMFATYGSTTKRLGWLNGFVLVVVCTLFNLLGVLLTAYFITKSTAFEAVDPENFLAGLTNVKLAKDPWHLFLEGIFANIVVNIGILMAVQAGKDYTAKLLAIVLVIPAFAAMGYEHSIASFVIFSLSGYGIGPEHFEGFTLVNGLSNWLFVWLGNYVGGGLLMGGVYAWLNKGAAPKVRSN; encoded by the coding sequence ATGAACTTTGACAGCACGTTGGCCGAATCAATCGGCTTCAAGGCGTACCTCTTCAACAACGAACTCCCCAAGTTCGCCGTACGCTCCATGCTCGCCGGGCTGTTCCTCACAATCATTACCGCATTCGCCGCCGTGGCGGCCACAGCGGTCGAGGCTGAGGCACCTGGCTTCGGCAAATTTGTCTTCGCCGCCATCTTCGCTACGGCACTGTACGTCATGGTCGTCCTCGGTGCCGAACTCGCCACCGGCAACATGATGTTTGCCACTTACGGCTCAACCACCAAACGGCTGGGTTGGCTCAACGGCTTCGTTCTCGTTGTCGTGTGCACCCTGTTCAACCTGCTCGGCGTCCTGCTCACCGCGTACTTCATCACCAAATCCACCGCGTTTGAGGCGGTGGACCCGGAGAACTTTCTCGCCGGGCTCACCAACGTCAAGCTGGCCAAGGACCCCTGGCACCTGTTCCTCGAGGGCATCTTTGCCAACATCGTGGTTAACATCGGCATCCTCATGGCAGTACAGGCCGGCAAGGATTACACCGCCAAACTTCTCGCCATCGTCCTGGTCATCCCGGCGTTCGCCGCGATGGGCTATGAGCACTCCATCGCTTCCTTCGTGATCTTCTCGCTGTCCGGCTACGGCATCGGCCCAGAGCACTTCGAGGGCTTCACCCTGGTCAACGGCCTGTCCAACTGGCTGTTCGTATGGCTGGGTAACTACGTCGGCGGCGGCTTGCTCATGGGCGGGGTCTACGCCTGGCTGAACAAGGGTGCCGCACCCAAAGTCCGTTCCAACTAA
- a CDS encoding DUF2786 domain-containing protein, with protein sequence MKDIHKLKARVQKLLRQAADREGTPEGDSFYAKAFDLMAAYGLSERDVTSVGQGNTIERRTYDISGAYTDMQAKLLFAIADSLHCTGFYNRAFNSTRVKQATLFGHTDHLARVDALYSLLVPVMMAGARRLHATHLGESIIVTRRSYMTGFATRIGQRLAQSERRVTDTSQAYALALIDDAEQARNALADFAADRGLHLHADTSKRSFDPDAYRQGHEAGDASDIGQQRVRARPALPF encoded by the coding sequence ATGAAAGACATCCACAAGCTCAAGGCTCGCGTCCAGAAACTGCTACGGCAGGCGGCGGATAGGGAAGGCACACCGGAGGGTGACTCCTTTTACGCTAAGGCCTTCGACCTCATGGCCGCCTACGGGCTGAGCGAGCGCGACGTGACCAGCGTTGGTCAGGGCAACACGATCGAGCGCCGCACCTACGACATCAGCGGTGCGTACACCGACATGCAGGCCAAGCTGCTTTTCGCCATCGCCGACAGTCTGCACTGCACCGGCTTTTATAATCGCGCCTTTAACTCCACGCGCGTCAAGCAGGCCACGCTCTTCGGCCATACCGACCACCTGGCTCGAGTCGACGCGCTCTACAGCCTGCTCGTCCCGGTCATGATGGCCGGCGCGCGTCGCCTACACGCGACGCACCTGGGCGAATCCATCATCGTGACCCGTCGCTCGTACATGACCGGCTTCGCCACCCGCATCGGCCAGCGCCTCGCGCAGTCCGAGCGCCGCGTCACCGACACTTCGCAGGCGTACGCGCTTGCGCTTATCGACGATGCGGAGCAGGCCCGCAACGCCCTCGCCGACTTCGCCGCAGACCGTGGCCTCCACCTGCACGCGGACACCTCGAAGCGCTCCTTCGATCCGGACGCCTACAGGCAGGGCCATGAGGCGGGCGATGCCTCCGATATCGGGCAGCAGCGGGTGCGAGCACGGCCCGCCCTGCCGTTCTGA
- the fdhD gene encoding formate dehydrogenase accessory sulfurtransferase FdhD: MSRINRRFAVTKVTLAEEGSDGPKFYTDTRADTVTVEEPLEIRAQGETLTSTMRTPGHDVELAHGWCFSEGLITSAADVRTARYCAGAVGPGGENTYNLLDMELAETAAPVTPEFIRLTPTTSACGVCGSQSISELLHKVRTPIAPIELDPELIVELPERLRAEQKQFRKTGGIHAAGAFDLEGNPIVVREDIGRHNAADKVIGHLLLDGALPARDMILVMSSRASFELVQKAAVAGFPALVAVSAASSLAVELAREANMALAGFVRNRRFNLYAGKLRSVESHT; encoded by the coding sequence ATGAGCAGGATTAACCGCCGCTTCGCCGTCACCAAGGTCACGCTCGCCGAGGAGGGCTCGGACGGGCCGAAGTTCTATACCGACACCCGCGCGGACACCGTCACGGTGGAAGAGCCCTTAGAGATCCGCGCGCAAGGCGAGACGCTGACTTCCACCATGCGCACCCCGGGACACGACGTGGAGCTCGCGCACGGGTGGTGCTTCTCCGAGGGGCTGATCACCTCTGCGGCAGATGTGCGCACCGCCCGCTACTGCGCGGGCGCGGTCGGCCCAGGCGGGGAAAACACCTACAACCTGCTGGACATGGAACTCGCCGAGACGGCGGCACCGGTCACGCCGGAATTCATCCGACTCACCCCCACCACCAGCGCGTGCGGAGTCTGCGGTTCCCAGTCCATCAGCGAGCTTTTACACAAGGTGCGCACGCCGATTGCACCGATCGAGCTGGATCCGGAGCTGATCGTCGAGCTACCCGAGCGGCTGCGCGCCGAGCAGAAGCAGTTCCGTAAAACCGGCGGCATTCACGCCGCCGGGGCCTTTGATTTGGAAGGCAACCCGATCGTGGTGCGCGAGGACATCGGCCGACACAACGCAGCCGATAAGGTCATCGGGCATTTGCTTCTCGACGGCGCGCTCCCGGCGCGCGACATGATCCTGGTGATGAGTTCGCGCGCCTCCTTCGAGCTCGTGCAGAAGGCGGCGGTGGCGGGGTTCCCCGCGCTCGTGGCGGTCTCCGCGGCCTCTTCGCTCGCGGTGGAGCTGGCGCGCGAGGCGAACATGGCGCTGGCAGGATTTGTGCGAAACCGCCGGTTCAATCTGTACGCAGGCAAGCTGCGTTCGGTAGAATCCCATACATGA
- the rplE gene encoding 50S ribosomal protein L5 translates to MSENYTPRLKTRYQDEIRTKLNDKYSYDNVMQIPGLTKIVVNMGVGDAARDSKVINGALEDLTAITGQKPQLRRAKKSIANFKLREGMPIGAKVTLRGDRMWEFLDRLLTVALPRIRDFRGLNDKQFDGAGNYTFGLSEQTMFYEIDIDKIDRPRGMDITVVTTATNDEEGRALLTHLGFPFADKDGKMKQA, encoded by the coding sequence ATGAGCGAGAACTACACTCCGCGTCTGAAGACCCGCTACCAGGACGAGATCCGCACCAAGCTGAACGACAAGTACAGCTACGACAACGTCATGCAGATCCCGGGTCTGACCAAGATTGTTGTCAACATGGGTGTTGGCGACGCTGCGCGTGACTCCAAGGTCATCAACGGCGCACTCGAGGACCTCACCGCGATCACCGGCCAGAAGCCGCAGCTGCGTCGCGCGAAGAAGTCCATCGCAAACTTCAAGCTCCGTGAGGGCATGCCGATCGGCGCGAAGGTCACCCTCCGTGGCGACCGCATGTGGGAGTTCCTCGACCGTCTCCTGACGGTTGCGCTCCCGCGTATTCGCGACTTCCGCGGCCTGAACGACAAGCAGTTCGACGGTGCAGGCAACTACACCTTCGGCCTGTCTGAGCAGACGATGTTCTACGAGATCGACATTGACAAGATCGACCGCCCGCGCGGTATGGACATCACCGTCGTCACCACCGCCACGAACGACGAGGAGGGGCGCGCTCTGCTGACGCACCTCGGCTTCCCGTTCGCGGACAAGGACGGCAAGATGAAGCAGGCTTAA
- a CDS encoding carboxymuconolactone decarboxylase family protein → MTPRHVPNEIIDMFYPPMQYLRENTDPDHAHLVCVRATAVNGCPVCTAIHRRNAREYGWSEDYILKVEQWTRHAREFSETEALVLELADALTELEDTPESLSEDLWERATEAFGEEYVRALIVGAVGVNSFNRLGIAFQQDPKKVLRVTEFDLAPADKR, encoded by the coding sequence ATGACTCCGCGCCACGTACCCAACGAAATCATCGACATGTTTTACCCGCCCATGCAGTACTTGCGGGAGAACACCGACCCGGACCACGCCCACCTGGTGTGCGTGCGGGCAACGGCGGTCAACGGGTGCCCGGTGTGCACGGCGATTCACCGCCGCAACGCGCGCGAGTACGGCTGGAGCGAGGACTACATCCTCAAGGTAGAGCAGTGGACTCGCCACGCGCGCGAGTTCAGCGAGACCGAGGCGCTGGTTTTGGAGCTGGCCGACGCGCTGACCGAGCTGGAGGACACACCGGAGTCCTTGTCTGAGGACCTGTGGGAGCGCGCGACGGAGGCTTTCGGCGAAGAGTACGTGCGCGCGCTCATCGTTGGCGCGGTTGGGGTCAACAGCTTTAACCGCTTGGGCATCGCGTTCCAGCAGGACCCGAAGAAGGTGCTCCGGGTCACGGAGTTCGATCTTGCGCCGGCGGATAAGCGTTAG
- a CDS encoding formate/nitrite transporter family protein: MALNDTMQAAANKKEELLDNEPGRFFVRSILGGIYLMVGTAFAAVVGNMTEQLFPGSGAVVFAMLFGLGLFAIIVLAAELATGDMMFSSWAATVRQFSWGKGIWIVVVATVGNLVGALLIAWILSQSAKFGSLDNTHLLSTLVEGKLNKGPWGTFVEAMLANFVVNMAIVGALLSKEVISKFIVILPTIAIFVGLGLEHVIANFCLMGMALFADPQPDGFTFGAVALNWGIVWVGNFIGGGLGIGAVYAWLNKTNTVYKD; the protein is encoded by the coding sequence ATGGCGCTCAACGACACAATGCAGGCCGCGGCAAACAAGAAGGAGGAATTGCTGGACAACGAGCCCGGCCGCTTCTTTGTGCGGTCGATCCTCGGCGGCATCTACCTGATGGTCGGCACCGCGTTCGCCGCCGTCGTGGGCAACATGACCGAGCAGCTCTTCCCCGGCTCCGGTGCCGTGGTCTTCGCCATGCTCTTCGGCCTGGGCCTGTTCGCCATTATCGTGCTCGCCGCAGAGCTGGCCACCGGCGACATGATGTTCTCCTCCTGGGCCGCCACCGTGCGCCAATTCTCCTGGGGCAAGGGCATCTGGATCGTGGTCGTGGCCACCGTGGGCAACCTGGTGGGCGCGCTGCTCATCGCCTGGATCTTAAGCCAGTCGGCCAAGTTCGGCTCGTTGGATAACACCCACCTGCTCTCCACACTCGTAGAAGGCAAGCTGAACAAGGGCCCGTGGGGCACCTTCGTCGAGGCTATGCTGGCAAACTTCGTGGTCAACATGGCCATCGTGGGCGCGCTGCTGTCCAAGGAAGTCATCTCCAAGTTCATCGTGATCCTGCCCACCATCGCCATCTTCGTCGGCCTCGGGCTCGAGCACGTGATCGCGAACTTCTGCCTGATGGGCATGGCGCTGTTCGCCGACCCGCAGCCAGACGGCTTCACCTTCGGCGCGGTCGCGCTGAACTGGGGAATCGTCTGGGTGGGCAACTTCATCGGCGGCGGCCTGGGCATCGGCGCGGTTTACGCCTGGCTGAACAAGACCAACACCGTCTACAAGGACTAG
- a CDS encoding amidohydrolase, with amino-acid sequence MNPQAALQPILHHLDSTREAREAAYRWFHQHPELSMQEVQTTQRIMQELETAGISFTQLSETGVVATIENGPGPVVAMRADIDALPVRESSGKEYASTATQVDKTSGTEYPVAHACGHDVHLISLLGALDAFHAHRDAWSGTLVGVFQPGEETASGARAMVEAGITEAIPRPDVYLGQHVLSSLPGGAVGTQAGPVLSQAFSAKVTVHGSGSHGSMPEKGVDPVLLASTIVTRLHHVVSREIAAAETAVLTVGAINAGFKSNIIPDSATLLINTRAYSQEVSDHLKEAIERIVRAECLAARSPREPEFEYYDVYPLTDNDEATTEQVRAAFEAHFGEVANLGRVPASEDFSVIPDALGTSYSYWGLGGFASYPDAPGNHSPEFAPDLQPTLDRGAEAMIVAAGAWLARS; translated from the coding sequence ATGAATCCCCAGGCCGCCCTGCAACCAATCCTGCACCACCTCGACAGCACCCGCGAAGCGCGCGAGGCGGCGTACCGCTGGTTCCACCAGCACCCAGAGCTCTCTATGCAGGAAGTCCAAACCACGCAGCGCATCATGCAGGAACTCGAGACGGCCGGGATTTCGTTTACCCAACTGAGCGAGACTGGCGTCGTCGCCACCATCGAGAACGGCCCTGGCCCCGTCGTCGCGATGCGCGCCGACATCGACGCACTGCCGGTCCGCGAGTCCTCGGGCAAGGAGTACGCTTCCACCGCCACCCAGGTCGACAAGACTTCCGGGACGGAATACCCGGTCGCGCACGCCTGCGGCCACGACGTCCACCTCATCTCACTGCTGGGCGCACTGGACGCGTTTCACGCGCACCGCGATGCGTGGTCCGGCACGCTCGTCGGCGTGTTCCAGCCCGGGGAGGAGACCGCCTCGGGGGCTCGCGCGATGGTGGAGGCCGGGATCACCGAGGCCATCCCGCGCCCCGATGTCTACCTCGGCCAGCACGTGCTCTCATCGCTCCCCGGCGGCGCGGTCGGGACCCAGGCCGGCCCCGTACTGTCGCAGGCTTTCTCCGCAAAAGTCACGGTGCACGGGTCAGGCTCGCACGGCTCGATGCCGGAAAAGGGCGTCGACCCGGTACTGCTCGCCTCCACCATCGTCACCCGCTTGCACCACGTAGTCAGCCGCGAGATTGCCGCGGCGGAGACGGCGGTGCTGACCGTCGGCGCAATCAACGCCGGCTTCAAGTCCAACATCATCCCGGACTCCGCCACCTTGCTCATCAACACGCGCGCGTACTCGCAGGAGGTCAGCGACCACCTCAAAGAGGCGATCGAGCGCATCGTTCGCGCGGAGTGCCTTGCTGCGCGCAGTCCACGCGAGCCCGAGTTTGAGTACTACGACGTCTACCCCCTTACCGACAACGACGAAGCAACCACCGAACAGGTCCGCGCCGCATTCGAGGCCCACTTCGGCGAAGTAGCCAACCTAGGACGCGTCCCGGCTTCGGAGGACTTCTCCGTCATCCCCGACGCGCTCGGCACCTCCTACAGCTACTGGGGTCTGGGCGGATTCGCCAGCTACCCCGACGCACCTGGAAACCACTCACCCGAGTTTGCGCCCGACCTGCAGCCCACCCTGGACCGCGGGGCAGAGGCGATGATCGTGGCGGCGGGGGCCTGGCTGGCCCGCAGCTAA